One Pseudomonas sp. FP1742 genomic window carries:
- the potA gene encoding polyamine ABC transporter ATP-binding protein produces MANASSIYRKALDGHQAPKKVLVKVDRVTKKFDETTAVDDVSLEIHQGEIFALLGGSGSGKSTLLRMLAGFERPTEGRILLDGVDITDMPPYERPINMMFQSYALFPHMTVAQNIAFGLKQDRLPASEIDARVEEMLRLVHMTQYAKRKPHQLSGGQRQRVALARSLAKRPKLLLLDEPMGALDKKLRSQMQLELVEIIERVGVTCVMVTHDQEEAMTMAERIAIMHLGWIAQIGSPVDIYEAPVSRMVCEFIGNVNAFDGTVVEDLEGHAIIHSPDLAQKIYVGHGVSTSVQDKSITYAIRPEKMLVSTLKPETRYNWSEGKVHDIAYLGGHSVFYVELPGGKIVQSFMANAERRGARPTWDDQVYVWWEDDSGVVLRS; encoded by the coding sequence ATGGCAAACGCCTCCAGCATCTACAGGAAGGCTCTTGATGGTCACCAGGCACCGAAAAAGGTGCTGGTGAAAGTCGACCGCGTCACCAAGAAATTCGACGAAACCACCGCCGTGGACGATGTGTCCCTGGAGATCCATCAAGGCGAAATCTTCGCTCTGCTCGGTGGCTCCGGCTCGGGAAAATCGACGCTGCTGCGCATGCTCGCCGGCTTCGAGCGCCCGACCGAAGGGCGGATTCTGCTCGACGGTGTCGACATCACCGACATGCCGCCCTACGAACGGCCGATCAACATGATGTTCCAGTCCTATGCGCTGTTCCCGCATATGACGGTGGCGCAGAACATCGCCTTCGGCCTCAAGCAGGACCGTTTGCCCGCCAGCGAAATCGACGCCCGTGTCGAAGAAATGCTGCGCCTGGTGCACATGACCCAATACGCCAAACGCAAGCCGCATCAGTTGTCCGGCGGTCAGCGTCAGCGTGTGGCACTGGCGCGTTCGTTGGCCAAGCGACCGAAGCTGTTGTTGCTCGATGAACCGATGGGCGCACTGGATAAAAAGTTGCGCTCACAGATGCAACTGGAACTGGTGGAAATCATCGAGCGCGTCGGCGTGACCTGCGTGATGGTGACCCACGACCAGGAAGAAGCCATGACCATGGCCGAGCGCATCGCGATCATGCACCTGGGCTGGATCGCCCAGATCGGCAGCCCGGTGGACATTTATGAAGCACCGGTCAGCCGCATGGTCTGCGAGTTCATCGGCAACGTGAACGCCTTCGACGGCACCGTCGTGGAAGACCTGGAAGGTCACGCGATCATTCACAGCCCCGACCTTGCCCAGAAGATTTACGTCGGCCACGGCGTGAGCACCTCGGTGCAGGACAAGTCGATCACCTACGCCATCCGCCCGGAAAAAATGCTGGTCAGCACCCTCAAGCCCGAAACCCGCTACAACTGGTCCGAAGGCAAGGTGCACGACATCGCCTACCTCGGTGGCCACTCGGTGTTTTATGTGGAGCTGCCTGGCGGCAAGATCGTCCAGTCGTTCATGGCCAACGCCGAACGCCGTGGCGCGCGCCCGACCTGGGACGATCAGGTCTACGTGTGGTGGGAAGACGACAGCGGCGTGGTACTGCGCTCATGA
- a CDS encoding gamma-glutamyl-gamma-aminobutyrate hydrolase family protein: MAFKPLIGVTACVKQIGLHPYHVSGDKYLRAVSVAALGLPVVIPSLGDLTETDALLAQLDGLLLTGSPSNVEPFHYQGPASAPGTDHDPQRDATTLPLLRAAIAAGVPVLGICRGFQEMNVAFGGSLHQKVHELPGMLDHREADSPDLAVQYAAAHAVTVQPGGVFEALDLPQVFQVNSIHSQGIDRLAPGLRAEAIAPDGLIEAISVEHSKAFAVGVQWHPEWQVLSNPPYLSIFQAFGEACRQRAALRNTR; encoded by the coding sequence ATGGCATTCAAGCCATTGATCGGCGTTACTGCGTGCGTCAAACAGATTGGCCTGCACCCCTACCACGTCAGCGGCGACAAGTACTTGCGTGCTGTCAGCGTCGCGGCATTGGGGTTGCCAGTAGTCATTCCTTCCTTAGGCGACCTGACCGAAACCGATGCGCTGCTCGCGCAGCTCGACGGTCTGTTGCTGACCGGCTCGCCATCGAATGTGGAGCCCTTCCACTATCAAGGCCCGGCCAGCGCTCCCGGTACGGATCACGATCCGCAACGGGACGCCACCACCCTGCCCTTATTGCGCGCAGCCATCGCCGCCGGTGTTCCGGTGCTCGGCATCTGCCGGGGCTTTCAGGAAATGAACGTGGCGTTCGGTGGCAGCCTGCATCAGAAGGTGCATGAGCTACCCGGCATGCTCGATCACCGGGAAGCGGACAGTCCCGATCTGGCCGTGCAGTACGCAGCGGCCCATGCGGTGACTGTACAACCGGGCGGTGTGTTCGAAGCACTGGACCTGCCGCAGGTATTCCAGGTCAATTCGATTCACAGCCAGGGCATTGACCGACTGGCTCCCGGCCTGCGCGCTGAGGCGATCGCGCCGGATGGTTTGATCGAGGCGATTTCTGTCGAGCACAGCAAGGCCTTCGCCGTCGGCGTGCAATGGCACCCGGAATGGCAGGTGCTTTCGAATCCCCCCTATTTGAGTATTTTCCAGGCGTTTGGCGAAGCGTGCCGGCAACGGGCGGCGCTGCGTAATACGCGCTGA
- a CDS encoding glutamine synthetase family protein — MSVPLRAVQLNEANAFLKQHPEVLYVDLLIADMNGVVRGKRIERTSLHKVYEKGINLPASLFALDINGSTVESTGLGLDIGDSDRICYPIPDTLSIEPWQKRPTAQLLMTMHELEGQPFFADPREVLRQVVSKFDDMGLTICAAFELEFYLIDQDNVNGRPQSPRSPVSGKRPMSTQVYLIDDLDEYVDCLQDILEGAKEQGIPADAIVKESAPAQFEVNLHHVADPIKACDYAVLLKRLVKNIAYDHEMDTTFMAKPYPGQAGNGLHVHISILDKQGNNIFASEDPEQNAALRHAIGGVLETLPAQMAFLCPNVNSYRRFGAQFYVPNSPSWGIDNRTVAVRVPTGSADAVRIEHRVAGADANPYLLMASVLAGIHHGLTNEIEPGAPVEGNSYEQNEQSLPNNLRDALRELDDSEVMARYIDPLYIDVFVACKESELAEFENSISDLEYNWYLHTV; from the coding sequence ATGTCGGTCCCTCTGCGTGCCGTTCAACTCAACGAAGCAAACGCATTCCTTAAGCAACATCCTGAGGTTTTGTACGTCGACCTTCTGATTGCGGATATGAACGGTGTGGTGCGCGGCAAGCGCATCGAGCGCACCAGTCTTCACAAGGTCTACGAAAAAGGCATCAACCTGCCGGCCTCTTTATTTGCTCTGGATATCAATGGCTCGACGGTGGAAAGCACCGGCCTGGGTCTGGACATCGGCGACTCGGATCGCATCTGCTATCCCATTCCCGATACCCTCAGCATCGAACCCTGGCAGAAGCGTCCGACCGCGCAGCTGCTGATGACCATGCACGAACTCGAAGGCCAGCCGTTCTTCGCCGACCCGCGCGAAGTGCTGCGTCAGGTGGTGAGCAAGTTCGATGACATGGGCCTGACCATCTGCGCGGCGTTCGAGCTGGAGTTCTACCTGATCGACCAGGACAACGTGAACGGTCGTCCGCAGTCGCCACGCTCGCCAGTTTCAGGCAAGCGTCCGATGTCGACTCAGGTGTACCTGATCGACGATCTGGACGAATACGTCGACTGCCTGCAAGACATCCTCGAAGGCGCGAAAGAGCAGGGCATCCCGGCGGACGCGATCGTCAAGGAAAGTGCCCCGGCGCAATTCGAAGTCAACCTGCATCACGTGGCCGACCCTATAAAGGCTTGCGACTACGCGGTGCTGCTCAAGCGTCTGGTGAAGAACATCGCCTACGACCACGAGATGGACACCACCTTCATGGCCAAGCCGTATCCGGGCCAGGCGGGTAATGGTTTGCACGTGCACATTTCGATCCTCGACAAGCAAGGCAACAACATCTTCGCCAGCGAGGATCCCGAGCAGAACGCCGCGCTGCGACACGCGATCGGCGGTGTGCTCGAGACCCTGCCGGCGCAGATGGCCTTCCTGTGCCCGAACGTCAACTCGTACCGGCGTTTCGGCGCTCAGTTCTATGTGCCGAACTCGCCAAGCTGGGGCATCGACAACCGTACCGTGGCGGTACGCGTGCCCACCGGTTCGGCGGATGCCGTGCGCATCGAGCACCGCGTCGCCGGCGCCGATGCCAACCCGTACCTGCTGATGGCCTCAGTCCTGGCCGGTATTCACCACGGCCTGACCAACGAAATCGAACCGGGCGCCCCGGTGGAAGGCAACAGCTACGAGCAGAACGAGCAAAGCCTGCCGAACAACCTGCGCGATGCATTGCGCGAACTGGACGACAGCGAAGTCATGGCGCGCTACATCGACCCGCTGTACATCGACGTGTTCGTGGCGTGCAAGGAAAGCGAGCTGGCCGAGTTCGAGAACTCCATTTCGGACCTTGAGTACAACTGGTACCTGCACACGGTTTGA
- a CDS encoding aldehyde dehydrogenase, with the protein MTNTRSDWEQRFQSLTLEGRAFIDGQYRPALSGDTFECISPVDGRFLANIASTDEADANAAVAVARRTFESGIWARLAPAERKRILIRFADLILANQEELALLETLDMGKPISDSMAIDIPAAANAIRWSAEAIDKIYDEVAATPHDQLGLVTREPAGVVAAIVPWNFPLIMASWKFAPALAAGNSFILKPSEKSPLTAIRIAQLALDAGIPKGVFNVLPGFGHTVGKALALHMDVDVLAFTGSTAIAKQLLIYAGQSNMKRVWLEAGGKSPNVVFADAPDLRAAAQAAVSAIAFNQGEVCTAGSRLLVERSIREQFIPLLVEALQAWKPGHALDPETTVGAVVDQRQLDNVLRYIQVGKDQGAQLIAGGNRALEGTGGLYVEPAIFDGVTNAMTIAREEIFGPVLSLITFDTTEEALAIANDSIFGLAAGVWTSNLSKAHTFARGLRAGSVWVNQYDGGDMTAPFGGFKQSGNGRDKSLHAFDKYTELKATWIKL; encoded by the coding sequence ATGACAAACACTCGCAGCGACTGGGAACAACGCTTCCAGTCCCTAACACTCGAAGGCCGCGCATTCATCGACGGCCAATACCGCCCGGCACTCAGCGGCGATACCTTCGAGTGCATCAGCCCGGTCGACGGCCGCTTTCTGGCGAACATCGCCAGCACCGACGAAGCCGACGCCAATGCGGCAGTCGCCGTCGCGCGCCGCACATTTGAATCCGGCATCTGGGCGCGACTGGCACCCGCGGAACGCAAGCGCATCTTGATTCGCTTCGCGGACTTGATCCTGGCCAACCAGGAAGAACTGGCGCTGCTGGAAACCCTCGACATGGGTAAACCGATCAGCGATTCCATGGCCATCGACATTCCAGCGGCCGCCAACGCGATCCGCTGGAGCGCCGAAGCGATCGACAAAATCTACGACGAAGTCGCCGCCACTCCGCACGACCAATTGGGCCTCGTCACTCGTGAGCCAGCAGGCGTGGTTGCCGCCATCGTGCCGTGGAACTTCCCGCTGATCATGGCCAGCTGGAAATTCGCCCCGGCCCTGGCGGCAGGCAACTCGTTCATCCTCAAGCCTTCGGAAAAATCACCGCTGACGGCGATCCGCATCGCGCAACTGGCCCTCGACGCCGGCATTCCCAAAGGCGTGTTCAACGTCTTGCCGGGCTTCGGTCATACCGTCGGCAAGGCGCTGGCGTTGCACATGGACGTCGACGTGCTGGCCTTCACGGGCTCCACCGCGATTGCCAAGCAACTGCTGATCTACGCCGGGCAAAGCAACATGAAACGGGTGTGGCTGGAGGCGGGTGGCAAGAGCCCCAACGTGGTGTTCGCCGACGCGCCGGACTTGCGCGCGGCAGCACAGGCAGCGGTCAGCGCAATTGCCTTCAACCAGGGCGAAGTCTGCACCGCCGGCTCGCGCCTGCTGGTGGAGCGTTCGATTCGCGAACAGTTCATTCCACTGCTGGTGGAGGCACTGCAAGCCTGGAAACCAGGACATGCGCTCGACCCGGAAACCACCGTCGGCGCCGTCGTCGATCAGCGCCAATTGGACAATGTGCTGCGCTACATCCAGGTCGGCAAAGACCAGGGCGCGCAACTGATTGCTGGCGGCAATCGTGCCCTCGAAGGCACCGGTGGCCTTTACGTGGAACCGGCGATTTTCGACGGCGTGACCAACGCCATGACCATCGCCCGGGAAGAAATCTTCGGCCCGGTGCTGTCGCTGATCACCTTTGACACCACTGAAGAAGCGCTGGCGATTGCCAACGACAGCATCTTCGGCCTCGCCGCTGGTGTGTGGACCAGCAATCTCAGCAAGGCCCACACCTTCGCTCGTGGCTTGCGCGCCGGCAGCGTCTGGGTCAACCAGTACGACGGCGGCGACATGACCGCGCCGTTCGGCGGGTTCAAGCAGTCGGGTAACGGTCGGGACAAATCGCTGCACGCGTTCGACAAATACACCGAACTCAAAGCGACCTGGATCAAGCTCTAA
- a CDS encoding FAD-binding oxidoreductase yields the protein MKQQHVNSYYAATRNEAIDFPTLEEAVDCDVCIIGAGYTGLSSALFLTEAGYKVTVLEAAKVGFGASGRNGGQLVNSYSRDVDVIEERYGDKTAEVLGSMIFEGADIIRSRIKEYDIKCDYRPGGIFAALNKKQLNGLAEQKRNWERYGNNNLKMLDASDIQREVGCDNYVGGLLDMQGGHIHPLNLALGEAAAIIRLGGKIYEQSAAVDISYGEPITVRTAKGVVRAKYLLIAGNAYLPQDLDNRVTRKSMPCGSQIVVTEPLSEKVARSLITNNYCVEDCNYLLDYYRLTADNRLLYGGGVVYGAREPDDIEQLIRPKILKTFPQLKDVKIDYRWTGNFLLTMSRMPQFGRIEKNAYYMQGYSGHGVTCSHLAGKLISEMIRGDAERFDAFASLPHMPMLGGRTFQAPLTAMGAAYYALRDRFGI from the coding sequence ATGAAACAACAGCACGTCAACAGCTACTACGCCGCCACCCGCAACGAAGCCATCGATTTCCCGACCCTGGAAGAAGCGGTGGATTGCGATGTCTGCATCATCGGCGCCGGCTACACCGGCCTGTCCTCGGCGCTGTTCCTGACCGAAGCCGGCTATAAGGTTACGGTGCTGGAAGCGGCGAAAGTCGGCTTCGGCGCCAGCGGTCGCAACGGTGGCCAACTGGTCAACTCCTACAGCCGCGACGTCGATGTGATCGAAGAGCGCTACGGCGACAAGACCGCCGAAGTGCTCGGCAGCATGATCTTCGAAGGCGCCGACATCATCCGTTCGCGCATCAAGGAATACGACATCAAATGCGATTACCGCCCCGGCGGCATCTTCGCAGCGCTGAACAAGAAGCAACTCAACGGCCTGGCCGAGCAGAAGCGCAACTGGGAACGTTACGGCAACAACAACCTGAAAATGCTCGACGCCTCGGACATCCAGCGCGAAGTCGGTTGCGACAACTACGTCGGCGGCCTGCTGGACATGCAGGGCGGCCATATCCACCCGCTGAACCTGGCCCTCGGCGAAGCTGCCGCGATCATTCGCCTGGGCGGCAAAATCTACGAACAATCCGCCGCCGTGGACATCTCCTACGGCGAGCCGATCACTGTGCGCACCGCCAAAGGCGTGGTGCGGGCCAAGTACCTGCTGATCGCCGGCAACGCCTATCTGCCGCAAGATCTCGACAACCGCGTCACCCGCAAAAGCATGCCCTGCGGTTCGCAAATTGTCGTCACCGAGCCGCTGTCCGAGAAAGTCGCCCGCAGCCTGATTACCAATAATTACTGCGTCGAAGACTGCAACTACCTGCTCGACTACTACCGCCTCACCGCCGACAACCGCCTGCTGTACGGCGGCGGCGTGGTCTACGGTGCCCGCGAGCCGGACGACATCGAACAACTGATCCGCCCGAAAATCCTCAAGACCTTCCCGCAACTCAAGGACGTGAAAATCGACTACCGTTGGACCGGCAACTTCCTGCTGACCATGTCGCGCATGCCGCAATTCGGCCGCATCGAGAAAAACGCCTACTACATGCAAGGCTACAGCGGCCACGGCGTCACCTGCTCGCACCTGGCCGGCAAACTGATCTCGGAAATGATCCGCGGCGACGCCGAACGCTTCGACGCCTTCGCCTCCCTGCCGCACATGCCGATGCTCGGCGGCCGCACCTTCCAGGCCCCACTCACCGCCATGGGCGCGGCGTATTACGCGCTGCGGGATCGTTTCGGCATCTAG
- a CDS encoding cupin domain-containing protein yields MDTGSRLKLVRESYKLSQRELARRSGVTNATISLIEQNRVSPSVSSLKKLLEGIPMSLADFFTFDQPPREHQYVFRANEQPDLGRHGLRLLLIGASVPSRQMRLLREQYAPGASSGEEPIVHAEGEECGLVTRGTVELTVDGQISVLNAGDGYYFPTTLPHRFRNIGADEAEIISANTPANF; encoded by the coding sequence ATGGACACGGGCTCACGACTCAAATTAGTACGCGAAAGCTACAAACTGTCCCAGCGCGAGCTGGCCCGGCGTAGCGGCGTCACCAATGCCACCATCTCCCTGATCGAACAGAATCGCGTCAGTCCCTCCGTCAGCTCCCTGAAAAAACTGCTCGAAGGCATTCCCATGTCCTTGGCGGACTTCTTCACCTTTGATCAGCCGCCTCGCGAGCACCAGTACGTGTTTCGGGCTAATGAACAGCCGGATCTCGGGCGTCATGGGTTGCGGTTGTTGTTGATCGGGGCTTCGGTGCCGAGTCGGCAGATGCGGCTGTTGCGCGAGCAATACGCGCCTGGGGCGAGCTCTGGGGAAGAGCCAATCGTGCATGCTGAAGGGGAGGAGTGTGGGCTCGTAACCCGTGGCACGGTTGAGTTGACGGTGGATGGGCAGATTAGTGTGTTGAATGCCGGGGATGGGTATTACTTTCCGACGACGCTGCCGCATCGGTTTCGCAATATTGGGGCGGATGAGGCTGAAATCATCAGCGCCAACACCCCGGCTAACTTCTGA
- a CDS encoding ShlB/FhaC/HecB family hemolysin secretion/activation protein, with translation MYPPALAARLCLALLCLSPLTPVHAAPTPGETDLIRERQDRLLEEQRRRLEELKELPGKAAKPTQPTAPADARCFPIQDIELKGADSLSDSEKNRLLKPYIGQCLGVTQLNELLKVITDLYIEKGLVTSRAYLPQQDLSAGHLKVLVVEGRLEGLKGAQDSKLSDRELAMAFPGKSGELVNLREIEQMVDQLNRLPSNQAQMELSPGKNVGGSEVLVKNTPQKPWRAGLSRSNDGQRSTGEQQWGTTFDWDSPLGLADQLMLRGGHDAMTDHQHTSNNAMLNYSLPWGWWNFSYTYSQSEYRSQAQANGFNFKQTGDSENHQLRAERVIHRDALSKTSLSTGLSYLRTNNFIEDSKLRLSSNRISEAQFGINHGRRIGTAFVNLDLGMQQGIGAFDAQGNGDPGPGEPNARYRKYTATASYLQPFKLWGESFSFSSLMTGQRSEDVLFSPQRTSLGGQSSIRGYKDQSLSGDSGGYWRNDLRWSRPITLEWLRPVFAEYGTSLGYDQGVIRGDRYNGDQHGRMSSDSVELFARGQHVAASVTFAHSLERPDVLTEREAPIYFRVDFFL, from the coding sequence ATGTACCCACCCGCCCTCGCGGCGAGGTTGTGCCTGGCTTTGCTGTGCCTTTCTCCGCTAACTCCTGTTCACGCCGCCCCCACCCCCGGTGAAACCGATCTGATCCGCGAACGTCAGGATCGCTTGCTCGAAGAGCAGCGTCGGCGTCTCGAGGAGCTCAAGGAACTGCCCGGCAAGGCAGCCAAACCCACTCAACCGACGGCCCCGGCCGACGCCCGGTGTTTCCCCATCCAGGACATCGAACTCAAAGGCGCCGACAGTCTCTCGGACAGTGAGAAAAATCGCCTGCTCAAGCCATATATCGGCCAATGCCTGGGCGTCACGCAGCTCAACGAGCTGCTGAAAGTCATCACCGATCTGTACATCGAGAAGGGCTTGGTCACCAGCCGGGCCTACTTGCCGCAGCAGGATTTGTCCGCTGGGCATCTGAAGGTGCTGGTGGTCGAGGGGCGGCTCGAAGGGTTGAAGGGCGCGCAGGATAGCAAGCTGTCGGACCGCGAATTGGCGATGGCTTTCCCCGGTAAGAGCGGGGAGCTGGTCAATCTGCGGGAAATCGAGCAGATGGTGGATCAGCTCAACCGTTTGCCGTCGAATCAGGCGCAGATGGAGTTGTCGCCGGGCAAGAACGTCGGTGGCAGCGAAGTGCTGGTCAAGAACACGCCGCAGAAGCCGTGGCGTGCCGGGTTGTCCCGCAGTAACGACGGCCAGCGCAGCACCGGCGAGCAGCAGTGGGGCACGACGTTCGATTGGGACAGCCCGCTGGGCCTGGCCGATCAGTTGATGCTGCGCGGTGGTCACGATGCGATGACCGATCACCAGCACACCTCCAACAACGCCATGCTCAATTACAGCCTGCCGTGGGGCTGGTGGAACTTCAGTTACACCTACAGCCAGAGCGAGTACCGCTCGCAAGCCCAGGCCAACGGTTTCAATTTCAAGCAGACCGGCGACAGCGAAAACCATCAGTTGCGCGCCGAGCGGGTGATCCATCGCGACGCCCTGAGCAAGACCTCCCTCAGCACCGGCCTCTCGTACCTGCGCACCAACAACTTCATCGAAGACAGCAAGCTCAGGTTGAGCAGCAACCGCATCAGCGAAGCGCAGTTCGGCATCAACCACGGTCGGCGCATCGGCACGGCCTTCGTCAACCTCGACCTGGGCATGCAGCAAGGCATCGGCGCGTTCGACGCCCAGGGTAACGGTGATCCGGGCCCCGGCGAGCCGAACGCCCGTTACCGCAAATACACCGCCACCGCGAGTTATCTGCAGCCGTTCAAGCTGTGGGGCGAGTCCTTCAGTTTCAGCAGCCTGATGACCGGCCAGCGCAGTGAAGACGTGCTGTTCAGCCCACAGCGCACCAGCCTCGGCGGGCAGTCGTCGATTCGCGGTTACAAGGACCAGTCCTTGTCCGGCGACAGCGGCGGCTACTGGCGCAACGACCTGCGCTGGAGCCGCCCGATCACTTTGGAATGGCTGCGCCCGGTGTTCGCCGAGTACGGCACCAGCCTGGGTTACGACCAGGGTGTGATCCGTGGCGACCGCTACAACGGCGATCAGCACGGGCGCATGTCCAGCGACTCGGTGGAGCTGTTCGCCCGGGGTCAGCATGTGGCCGCCAGCGTGACTTTTGCCCATTCCCTGGAACGCCCTGACGTGCTGACCGAGCGCGAAGCGCCGATCTATTTCCGCGTGGATTTCTTCCTCTAA